Within Calypte anna isolate BGI_N300 unplaced genomic scaffold, bCalAnn1_v1.p scaffold_23_arrow_ctg1, whole genome shotgun sequence, the genomic segment AGTCCCCAAACCCCCCTCTCCTCGTCCCCTCAGGCTGCACCTACATGGGCAGAAGCTTCTCCAACAACCAgaccttcccctccctgctggaTCCCTGTCTCAGCTGCATCTGCCTGGTGAGAgacccccaggacccccccagACCCCTTCACCTCCTGCCCCGGGGGCTGAAACTcgttttatttttcccctccaagCTCCAGAGGGTTTGGGGaggtttctatttatttttttttggtgaaaagaaCCTGgattcctctttttctttgcccctctctcccagctggGCTCCGTGGCCTGCTCCCCCCTGGACTGTGCCATCTTCTGCACCTACCCCTTCCACCCCGAGGGCGAGTGCTGCCCTGTCTGCCAGGGTAAgaaccaggggaaaaaaggggggaaaaaggaaaaaaaaaccccaaagggaCAACTGGATGTCACCAGCTGCCCCCCGAGGGGGAGAGAGACCCCCTGGatgggatggggtttttttggaaggagaaaaggggtgggggggatgtgcagggagaaggggggagacCCCATGAGCAGCCTGAGAAATGGAGGGGGGTGAGTGGAAGGTGTGTGGGGGGAAATGGGATCAGGAAATGGGATCAGTGAGATCCCCAGGGGGATCCCCTGgaggggttggggtttttgcaaggaaaaaaggggtggggggtgtgtgCAGTAAAAGGGGGGGAGACCCCATGGGCAGACTGAGAAATGGAGGGGGGTGACTGGGAGGTGTGGGGTGGGAAATGGGATCAGGAAATGGGATCAGTGAGACCCCCAGGGGGATCCCCTGGATGggatgggggttttttgcaaggaaaaaaggggtgggggagatgtgcagggagaaggggggagacCCCATGGGCAGCCTGAGAAAGGGAGGGGGGTGAGTGGGAGGTGTGTGGGGGGAAATGGGATCAGTGAGACCCCCACGGGAATGGGGGGAAGTTCCTGGTGAGGTGGAGGGGAGGGGCTCAAACGTGAGAAATGGAATGTTAATGAGATGATAATGAGGACTCAATCAAACAGGGGACACAAGATGAACCAGGCCACCACgatgtccccatccccaccctaAATTCCCACAATTTCCTTGCAAACCTCCCGAGTTTGGAGCCGAGTCAGCTCTGCCCCCCCCTCACTGGGTGCACCCAGTTGGGGACAACCCCTTGTCCCTGACCTGAGTCTTGGGGGGGGTCAGAGGGTCCTGTGTCACCCCACAGTCACCTCCCTGCCCCCCTCTGACCACCTTCCcactcccccctctccccagacTGCAACTACCAGGGCAGGAAGGTGGTGAACGGCCAAACCTTCACCCCCGAGGGGCAACCCTGCACCCACTGCACGTGCCAGGTGAGCTGGGTGGCTGTGGGGGTGACaaaggggacaggaggggaggGTTCACCCCAAttttcccccccacacaccccctggctgccagctggggGAGGTGAGCTGTCAGAAGAGGCTGTGTCCCCTCTCCTGCGCCGAGCCCGCCCCGCTGCCCgcctgctgcccaccctgcccAGGTAAaaagggggggtttggggggtgTCCCCGggggggtgctggtggtggcagggTCTGCTTCTTGTCCCCTCTCGTGGCTTGGGGACAGGGGCCATGCTGCAGCACCCATGGGATCCCAGGGGAGAGGTGGGTGCTAACCAGAAGCTTCTCTCCCCAGACGTCCGCCTCCTGCTGCCCGGCAgggacccccccccctccctgtcaCTGTCCCCCTCCCTGTCACTGTCCCCAACCCACCAGGACTCCCCCACTGCCCCCCCCCACCCTGGCCcaccccctccatccccccagTCCCCCCATCCCCGCCtggcccagctcctgctccccaaCACAACCCCCCTGCACCCCTCTCCGGGCAGTTCCAAGGCTGAGGAGCCCCCCACGACCACGCTGAGCCCCCCCAGGCCCCCCTCAGCAGCCCCTCTGTCCCctgacaccccctccccagctcccacaggaTCAAACCCCGAGGCTCAGGGACCCCCCGGGGATGTGGAGCCCTTGGCTGGGGGGCACGTGGGTCCCTAAGGtgggaggaggatgaagaggaggatgaagaaggaggaggaggggggggggctgcaggaccAGCAGGCCTGGCCCACCAGGCCCCCCCGGGGGGGTgggtggctggggagggggtgccaAGAAGACAGGGTGGGTgacagcatccctgctcccacGGGTGCTACCCCCCCACTCCCGTGGGTGTCCCCCACCCCATGGGTGCTGCCCCGAGGGGTCCCTCAGACCCCAGCCCCCCACTGCAGCAGGACTGTGGGGCAGGACCAGCCCCCCCCTTGacccccaccccttccccagTTTGTGGGGTGCAGGAtctggggctgggggacactcctggggtggggaggagccctccctgcccccaaTAAAGTCACCCTGGTATTTATGGcctgtccccctcctcctgcttgcacccattttgggggggggattgGGGTGAGCAGCCACCCACCCAGGTGACAGGGACAGTGCTGGAGGTGACATCCTGGTCCCCTCTGGTCCCTCATacccccccacagcccccctggctgctgccactTCCTGCTGTGCCCCGTGGTGGCATGGGGACAGAAAGCAGTGGCCCTGGGCTAGGTGGAGACATGGCCAAACTGTCCCCTCCTCCAAGCCCTGtgatgtccctgcccagggacacGGTGACAGCACCAGGGTGGCCAAGCCAGCCCCTTCCCCAAGATCATGACACGGGGGGGGGGGCTTCTTCTCCGTGGCTTTATTGTGCTCGGTGGCCATGGCAGGAGGGGaatgggagaggggaggaggggctggggggtgtcccccagcaggtcaggggaCATCAGGGCAGTGAGGAGCACTGGCTGTGTCTGTCCCCAGGAGGGGGACAGCCCTCAGGACAGGCGGGACAGCCCCACCCTGTTGTTTCCCCTGTCAAAGATGGTGTAGAACTCCCGGATGAAAACATCCCCCAGGATCCAGAGGGTCCCGGATTCCGTGGGGGGATCCATGCCATCCAaagccaggctgcagcccccGGCTCTCTGCAGCCAAAAGATGGGTGGTGTGGGAGGGTGATCACCccctaaaaaccccaaaaaaaaagaagccccctccccagggtgGGGGGGACACACTCACCACTGTCACATAGGCCTGGGGGGGGGATGTGGAAGGAGGTGCCGTTGATGTTGAAGACGAGGTCGGGCATCTTGCTGATATTCATGCAGCTGACCTGGAGGTGACAAGGGGACAGATCAAGGACCACCCAGCCTGcagaccccccccaaaaaaaaaaaaaggctcccTGGGGGTCTTCTTACACTGCCACTGCGGGTGGCCCCCACGGCCTTCTGGATACTGcggagggcaggggaggggatgACGAGGAGCGAGGTGCCCGTGTCGATGATGGCCTGGCAGCCATTGCGACAGGCAACTGAGGTCCCATTAATGGTGAcactggggagagaggggggggtgaggggctgggaaCCCCCGCCTCAAAAGAGCCACGGGGGCAAGGTAGGTCACCAAGTGGCAGGGGGAGTACTTGTCCATGGAGATCTGCCAGTAGGTTTCAGCAGAGAGGTTGATCCAGGTGATGCCGTTGGTGGTGTAGGCGGTGTCGATGCCACCGAAGAGGATGAAGCTGCCACCCATGGCATGCCTGCAAGGGGAGGGACAAGGTCCCTGCTTGTCACCACTGCTCTGATGGCACTGTCACCACCAACAGGGGCTTTGCTGACATCCCCTGGTGCTGGGAATGGTGAGCTGTGTCCCCGAGGAGCCACCAGGGATGGTGAGCTGTGTCCCCCAGGGAGTCACCAGGAATGGTGAGCTGTGTCCCCAAAGAGTCACCAGGAATGGTgagctctgtccccagggagtGACCAAGGATGGTGAGCTGTGTTCCTCAGGTGCCACCAGGGAATGGTGAGCTGTGTCCCCAAGAAAGCCATCAGGAATGCTGGGCTGTGTCCCCAAGGAGCCACCAGGGATGGTGAGCTGTGTCCCCAAGGGGCCACCAGGGAATCATGAGCCATGTTCCTCAGGGGTCACCAGGAATGGTGAGCTCTGTCCCTAAAGAGCCACCAGGAATGGTGAGCTGGGTCCCCGAGGGAGTCACCAGAGAATGGTgagctgtgtccccagggagtGACCAAGGATGGTGAGCTGTGTTCCTCAGGGGCCACCAGGAATGGTGAGCTGTGTCCCCAAGGAGCCACCAGGAATGGTGAGCTCTGTCCCCAAGGAGCCACCAGGGACTGGTGAGCTGTGTCCCCAAGGAGCCACCAGGAATGGTGCCAGAATCAGCCCAGGGAAAAAATCCTtgtgcagggctgtgcagctccagccaggCCCTACCTGCTCAGGTAGACAGAGAAGAGGTTCTTGTCCACCAGGTGCTGTCTCATCATGTTGTCAAAGACTGGGGTGGCTCCAGAGGAGGAGATACTTGGGTAAGCCAAGCCCAGGATGCTGTCGAAGGGAGTGTAGAAGAACGTGTCCCCAGGCTCTGTTTCAGCCAGCCCAAAGATCTGGTTCCGGATTCGGATGGTGGAGATCTGGTTTGGGGGAGATGAGGACAAAGTGGTTTGGGTGGTGTCCCTCTTCTTGGGTGGGTGTGGGAGGGGAGGGGTCCTGGTGTCCCCTGCCTTACGATGGTGGTGTCGTAGCCCAGGATGCCCGTCATGCTGCCAGTGCCATAGGTGATCTCCAAGGTGTCGTTGGTGGCCATGAAGGTGGAGGACAGGGCTGGGTTGAAGCGGTCGTGGTTcactgaggggaagggaaggacaTGGTCACCGTCCCTCCTGTCCTCAGGGACTGGGGGGGaccctccagcacctccctcccagcaccccacatccccaggaAGCGAGAGCGCCTCGGCTCCCAGCCCCTCCGGGACctcccagagccaggcagggctcAAGGGGTGGGCAAGCCTGGGGCTCCTGATGCTTTCAGCCCTTTCCCCAGGTAGCCACGGGGCTAGCAGACACCTACAGCAGGCAGGGCTCCTGCAGTAGACAGAGGGCACCCAGAGGTTGGAGGAGCCGGTGTCGAAGATAACGGTGAAGCGCTGGGGCGGCGTGCCGATGAAAATGGTGCCGAAGTACTCGTTCTGTCAcagcaggagggcagggggCTAGTGGGGTGGCTAACGGGCTAGTGGGGGGGGTAAGGGGCTAGTGGGGGGGTAAGGGGCTAGTGGGATGGGTAAGGGGTTAGTGGGATGGCTAAGGGGCTAGTGGGGTGGGTAAGGGGCTAGTGGGGTGGGTTAGGGGTTAGTGGGGTGGGTAAGGCGTTAGGGGGACAGGTAAGTGTAGGGGGATGGGTAAGGGGCTAGTGGGGTGGGTAAAGGGCTAGTGGGGTGGCTATGGGGTTAGGGGAACAAGAAAGGGGCTAGTGGGATGAGTTAATGGGTTAGGGGATGGGTGAGGAGCTAGGGGGATTGGGTAAGGGGCTAGTGGGATGGGTAAGGGGCTAGTGGGGGGGGTAAGGGGTTAGAGGCATGGGTAAGGGGCTAGTGGGGGGGGGATAAAGGGTTAGAAGGATGAGTAAGGGGCTAGTGGGATGGTTAATGGGTTAGGGGAGTGGGTGAGGGGCTAGCAGGTTGGGTTAGGGGTGAGGGGGACAGGTAAGGGGCTTTCAGGATGAAGAAGGGGGCAGTGGGCCAGGTAAGGGGTTAGGGGGCCAGGTAAGGGGTTAGGGGGCCAGGTAAGGGGGTAGTGGGCCAGGTAAGGGGTTAGGGGGCCAGGTAAGGGGTTAGCAGGGTAGGTGAGGGGctaggaggaggaggaaaaggccAGTGGCCCCTGGGCTGCCCCATGCTCACGTCCATGTAGTTCTGCATGGGCTCGGTGGTGCCGGTCCGGTAGTACTTGGAGGCTGGGTTGTAGGGGTGGTTGAGCAGGAACTCCTCCAGcaagccctgctcctgcagggtCTGCCTCATGGACTTCATCATCCTCAGGGACACCCTGGGGGGCAGGAGAGAAGGGGGGAAGGTCAGGGGaccccaaaaccagcacagctcctcccagggctctgggtgggaagggaagggggtcCCGGGGATGGTGGTGGCACCCAGTGCTCACCTGGCGGGAGTGCAGTGGGTGAGGGTGACgaaggtgaggagcaggaggaggttCATGGTGAGGGGGTGGTGGGGTTTAGGGCCAGGCTGGGTGTGCCACAGGTCCCAGGCTCTGGCTCCTTTTATCCCAAGCAGGAGGGGCTGGCCCCGTGCCCTCGATAAGGAAGGCAAATGGCTCCAGGGGAAGTTATCAAAATGTCCTTAAGGGAGacggggtggggaggggggtgagggggggggaaaagtgTCCAACTCAGGGTTCTCCATCCTCACCAGGGCCAAATGCCAccaggggagggggtggggatgtggccagggagctgggggttggCAGAGAAGCAGCCTCTGTGCCCtgactgggaggcactgggggggtactggggggggggagttggCTGGGAGGATTTCTCAGCCCTGTTTCTCCCGGGGTCCCTCAGGACCCCCCACCCTGTGTCCCACCACCCAGAGCAGAGCTTCTGTCTCCAGGGGTTGGTCAGGgtcctctgctccccccagcccttTGTTTAGGGGGTTGCTTGAGGAACTGGGACCAGTTGTGGGGTGAAACTGGGCccagaaagaaaggagagggaaaagatgAGCTGGGGATGGTGCTGGGTGAATGACCATGCTGGGGCTGGACCAGGTGTGTCACCCTGCCACCACCACATCTGTCACCTTGTCCTAGGCTTGGAGACAAAGCCAGACCCCGAGCTGAGGACCCAGAGGCACCATGCAGAGTTGGGGTTTCCACACTTTCATCCCAGCTCTAAATTTGGGGAAAGATTCCAGGGAAGATGCTAAAtggcaggagggagggggatgaCATGAGTTAAGAACCATCAGTTGGGATCTGattgaaaaaaaagggatgaaatCTTTAATTCTTCcccagagaaaaagggaaagtcTTCAGGTTGGAGGtgggaggctggagaggagaaggtcTTGGCTGAACCCCCCTAAAAAATGGCAAATCTGGAgctgggagaagctgcaggTGTGGGGGGTTGGTATGGTTGCTCCTCAGTGGGTTCCTGAGCCAGGGCACTGGAAAttccaacaaaaaaaggaaataaagatcagagctgagagcagagcagctcctgcaggccCCAAGGCCAGCAGTGCCTTTGGGGGATGAATCAGAGGctgaatcacagagtggtttgggttggaagggaccttaaaggtcacaGAGAATCATCAGAGTTGGAAAAGCCCTCTAAGAACATCAAGTCCAAGCTTCCACccaggataaaaaaataatcaccctGCTCAGTGGAGTGTGGCCTGAAGTGCTGCAGCCACGTGgctgctgagctcctccagGGGTGCtgactccaccaccacccccctgggcagctccTTCCAGGGCTTGACCACTTTTTTTGGTCAAGAAATTCCTCCTCTAAAGCTCTCCTGGAGCAGTTCCTGgccatcttctccagccctggTGTTATTCACCTGGGAGAAAAGCCCAACACCCAGCACcaacctccttgcagggagctgcagagggcaACAAGGGCTCctctgagcttcctcttctccaaactcaaGTTTCTCCTCATGGATCTCCTTTTCCAGAGCCTTCCCAGCTTGgctgtccttctctggacacctcTGGGAAGTCTCTTTCCTCTTTGCCCTCAAATCCCTTCCCtttgctggccacactcttgCTGACCATGCCAGGATGCTGGtagccttcttggccaccaacAACCCCAGatccaagcctcatccaacccttcagcacctccagggatggggcagccacagcttctctgggaaacctggggctcagcaccctcaccccaaggaatTTCCTCCTCATGTCCAACCCCAATCCCCCCTCTCCCAGTTTCAATCcattcccctcatcccatccctccaggcccttatcccaaatccctccccagttttcctgcagCCTCTTTTTGTCACTGGGaagtgctctgaggtctccctggaaccttctctcctccatcctgaccaaccccaactctcagaGGAGCAGCCCAAGCTGCACATTTGGCTGAAAAAATGGGattatttctttggaaacaaTGAGTGCAGCACTTGAGGACAAATCCCTCAGCAGGGAAGCTCTCaccttcctctcctccaagGACTGAGCTCCAGGGATCCCTctgaagctgaggagctgccaggCTTGGGATGTGCTCCATGGAGGGGGCAGGAATGTCCCAGGAGatccagaggagctgggaggggttGGAGGAGGTGGCTGGAACTCTAGAAAGTCAGCAGCCAAGGATGTGTGTTGGTTTAGGAAGCTTGGAGAAGATCCTGCTGGAAAATGAAGGGACAGGAGGTAactgggagagggatggggaatAGGGCAGGGTTGGTCCCAGAGATGCTGGGGTGGGGTTTTCCTCTCTTTGGGACAttttttggggtgagggtgggggGTGTCAGGCTGAGTGCCTCCAAGGggtcctcctgctgctcctgcagggatctggggaaaggaggagttTGGGGCTAAAAGGGACTTGGGTAATGTCAGGGAAATCAAACTTTTGGGGGTTGTATTTCACTGGAAGGAAATGATTTGCAAAGGTTTGGGATCAGCTCCTTCTTCTGCCCACTGAGCCCATCAGGAGGAGCCAAGGGACAGAATCCAGCCAGGGAATGGTTTGGGGATGGAGAAGT encodes:
- the LOC103534471 gene encoding pepsin A-like isoform X1 codes for the protein MNLLLLLTFVTLTHCTPARVSLRMMKSMRQTLQEQGLLEEFLLNHPYNPASKYYRTGTTEPMQNYMDNEYFGTIFIGTPPQRFTVIFDTGSSNLWVPSVYCRSPACLNHDRFNPALSSTFMATNDTLEITYGTGSMTGILGYDTTIISTIRIRNQIFGLAETEPGDTFFYTPFDSILGLAYPSISSSGATPVFDNMMRQHLVDKNLFSVYLSRHAMGGSFILFGGIDTAYTTNGITWINLSAETYWQISMDNVTINGTSVACRNGCQAIIDTGTSLLVIPSPALRSIQKAVGATRSGSVSCMNISKMPDLVFNINGTSFHIPPPGLCDSESRGLQPGFGWHGSPHGIRDPLDPGGCFHPGVLHHL
- the LOC103534471 gene encoding pepsin A-like isoform X2; translated protein: MMKSMRQTLQEQGLLEEFLLNHPYNPASKYYRTGTTEPMQNYMDNEYFGTIFIGTPPQRFTVIFDTGSSNLWVPSVYCRSPACLNHDRFNPALSSTFMATNDTLEITYGTGSMTGILGYDTTIISTIRIRNQIFGLAETEPGDTFFYTPFDSILGLAYPSISSSGATPVFDNMMRQHLVDKNLFSVYLSRHAMGGSFILFGGIDTAYTTNGITWINLSAETYWQISMDNVTINGTSVACRNGCQAIIDTGTSLLVIPSPALRSIQKAVGATRSGSVSCMNISKMPDLVFNINGTSFHIPPPGLCDSESRGLQPGFGWHGSPHGIRDPLDPGGCFHPGVLHHL